The nucleotide sequence ccgcagCTCCGCGCTCACAGACGGCCAATTGGTCGAGCGGCGAGCCGAAGCGAACGATTTTGTCCAGGCTTCCCGGAGACTGACCCTTCCTCTTCCCTGACGAAGACCAGGTCTCGCCTGGGGCTTCGGGATCGGGAGCCCAGTGGCCTGTCACTTAGGCAAGAGCCAGGGCTCGGCTTCTATTGGACAATGGGCCCGAGAGCCGCGACTTCCCCGCCTGCCGCTGGCTGGAGTAGTAGTCAATCATCCCTTTCCGCCAATGGGCGGAAAGGCCGCAGGGGAAGCGGCCTGATTGGCCCAGGGACCAAAGGCAGCCCCGCCTGCTCCTCAGCTTCCCCTTCTGTGAAATGGGATCTCGTGCCACCAGTAGGGAAGCAGGTCAGAGCCGTCCACCACTTCCCATACACAAGATCGCTTCCCTGTTTAGTCaacatttttatttggtttttaacttttcattaaaaattacaaaagggaCTAAAGGGGGGCTCCATCACGTGGACAGCACCCCACTCTTCTCCCCCTTGACCTTGAGGAACTCGGCCATGCTGGAAAAGTACTTCTGGTTGGCCTCTGCCACCTTCTTCTCAGCCGCCTGTGGGTTCACGATCTCCAGGCCCTGaggagggagtgggagggaggcTGAGGAGGCTGAGCCAACCCCACCCACCCTCCGCCCTCGTGGCCCTCCCGCTGGGAGAGGGCAGCCCTTCCCCTCCACTCCGCTACTTCTGGGCCAAAACAAGCCGCCGCCCCGCCCCCCTGGGAGTTCCCACGGTTCCCTGGGCCACGCTGGACTGGGGGGTACCTGCAGAGGGGTGAAAGCCACGCTGGATGCCGTCCCAGAGGACCTGTCTCGGATGGTGGACTTGCCCCCGTAGACCACACTCTGCTTCTGCAGGGTCCGctgtggggaggaagagaacgaGTTGGCTTCAGGCCTGCCCGCAGCCCTCCCCCAGCCCTCCCCGGGGCTCCCCCCGCATGCCGAGCACCTGTAGCGTCTTGGAGATGCGGGCCTTGGTGGCCTCGTTGACCTGGGTCTGCCGCACGCGCCCGCTGCCCGACTTGCCCAGGTGGCCCAGGCTGAAGCCCAAATCCTCCTGGTAGGCGTCCTCCTCAATCTGGGGAGACAAGGCTCGGTGAGCGCCCCCGCCCCTCCCCCtccgcccctccccctccccctccggGGGCGGGGCTCACCTCTCCGAAGCTCATGCGATTGGCTTGTTTGCGGATCTCGGTCAGGCCCAGGCGCTCCTTCATCTTCCGGTACCTGGGGAGGGGCACAGGGGGCGGGGTCAGCGAAAGGAGAGCCAGTCCCCAGGCCAGCACCCTCGCCCAGCCCGGTCCTCACCTGCGCCCCCCGCGCTTCTTCCTCTGCCCGTCCAGGGGCGCGGGCAGCGGCTTCACCTGCTTCACGGGCGGGGGCTCCTGCCACTTGTCAAACTTGCGCTCGATCTCGTCTTTGAGGTCGTAGCCCACCTGGGGAAGGGGCGGGAGTCAGCGCcggcctcccctccccctccccagcccctccCGTAGCAGGATGGGCGGCCCCCCCTTGTACCTTCCCCTCCGGGCTCTCGTGGAAACTGTCCACCCGCGCTGCCAGGGTGCACTTGGCTGCCACCAGGCGGGCTGCCTTGCGCCGAAGATCCTGCGAGGAGGGCCACGCTTGGTCACCGCACACAGACAGGACTGACCTGGGCCCTGGGCCCAGGTCACAAGCCCAGAGCTGTCCGAGCCCCACTGTACAGAGGGGAAGACTGAAGCCCAGGCCGGAGGAGGGGCTTCAAggctctgggcctccatttcctcatctgtgaaatggagctACTAAGAGAGAGGGGGGCACAGGCCAGCCTGGCAGCTGGGGGGCGGAGGGAGGGGCGCTCACCGGGGGCAGGGACTGCACGATGTCGCTGTGGTAGATGTAGCCCGTGTGGGGCAGCACCGAGGTGGACGAGAAGCCCGACAGGGTCTTGCGCTGGGCCCCGAGCAGCATGATGTTGCAGGCCGGCATCTTGGAGAGGTTGGTCAGGCCCCCGGCCACACCTGGGCAGAGCAGGAGGCCGTCAGGCAGGCGGGAGCCCCCCCTCAGCACCGCTGCCCTCTCCCAGGGGTCCCGGGCCTCACCCATGATCTTGGCAGCAGCCGAGGCGCCGATGatgagggagaggttgggggcGATGAAGGACATGCGGGACTCCACGTACTCATAGATGCGATGCTTGGAGGCGTTCAGCTCCAGGGCCATGTCGCAGGCCTCCTCCAGGCGCTCCAGCTCCTCCTCAGACAGCTGTTGCCTGGGGGGCCCCCAACATCAGCTCTGTACCCGGCCCTGCCCCCCCCAGGCTGTGAGGGACCCAACCACGATGGACAGGTCAGCTGGACGATGGGGGGGACCCGAACCCCTCTGCCCACAGAGCATCCCTGTGAACACGGACCTGACTGGTCCTCCCTCCCAGTCACTGGCGGAGGCCCTGCACGTACCCCTGTGTGGTGGAGGCCGTCACGCTGACCACCATGATGGTGGCGTTGGTGAGGATCTGCTGCAAGGTCTCGTTGTTCTTACACTTGTCCAGGCTATTTCCGAGTTCCTTAGGGTGAAGAAGGCAGACATGGAGGGTCAAGGGACAGGCAGGactgtctctgcctctgcttgACCCACATCTCCTCCCTCATGGGAGGCGCTCCCTTAGGACAAGCCCGAggctccccacctccccccactCTCAGACCACAGCAAtattccatctccctctccctccctccttccctctctctctccttctcctgcctctctgtctgtctctctccccctacccACTCTGGGGGGCCTCCCTGGCCCACTCACCTTAACCGTCCGGATGTAATCCAAGGCATTTGGGACAAGAGACTCGAGTTCAGGGAAGCGCTTTGAGTATTTGTCCCGGATAAACTTGTGAATGATatctgagagagaggagagggcagTGGGTGGAGGCCCCCCAACTGCTTGctcgctccctccctccctccctcgccTGCTCACTCACTCACTC is from Gracilinanus agilis isolate LMUSP501 unplaced genomic scaffold, AgileGrace unplaced_scaffold22770, whole genome shotgun sequence and encodes:
- the PRPF31 gene encoding U4/U6 small nuclear ribonucleoprotein Prp31, with translation MSLADELLADLEEAAEEEEGGSFGEEEEEPPIEDVQEEMQLDLSGDSVKSIAKLWDSKMFAEIMVKIEEYVSKQAKASEVTGPVEAAPEYRVIVDANNLTVEIENELNIIHKFIRDKYSKRFPELESLVPNALDYIRTVKELGNSLDKCKNNETLQQILTNATIMVVSVTASTTQGQQLSEEELERLEEACDMALELNASKHRIYEYVESRMSFIAPNLSLIIGASAAAKIMGVAGGLTNLSKMPACNIMLLGAQRKTLSGFSSTSVLPHTGYIYHSDIVQSLPPDLRRKAARLVAAKCTLAARVDSFHESPEGKVGYDLKDEIERKFDKWQEPPPVKQVKPLPAPLDGQRKKRGGRRYRKMKERLGLTEIRKQANRMSFGEIEEDAYQEDLGFSLGHLGKSGSGRVRQTQVNEATKARISKTLQRTLQKQSVVYGGKSTIRDRSSGTASSVAFTPLQGLEIVNPQAAEKKVAEANQKYFSSMAEFLKVKGEKSGVLST